Genomic DNA from Streptomyces caniferus:
GGAGCTGCTCGGCCGAGACGACCGTGCCCTCGCTGCGCATCAGGACCTCCAGCACCGCGAATTCCTTCGGGGCGAGCTGGACCTCCTTGCCGTCGCGGAACACCTCGCGGCGATTGGGGTCGAGCTTGATGCCGGCCCGCTCCAGGACGGGCGGCAGCGCGACGGTCGTACGGCGCCCGAGGGCGCGCACCCGGGCGGTCAGCTCGGTGAAGGCGAAGGGCTTGGGAAGGTAGTCGTCCGCGCCGATCTCCAGGCCCTCGACGCGGTCGCTGACGTCGCCGGAGGCAGTGAGCATCAGGACGCGGGTGGGCATCCCCAGCTCGACGATCTTGCGGCAGACATCGTCACCGTGGACGACCGGAAGGTCACGGTCCAGCACGACGACGTCGTAGTCGTTGACCGCGATCCGTTCCAGGGCGGCAGCGCCGTCGTAGACCACGTCGACCGCCATGGCCTCCCGGCGTAGTCCGGTGGCCACCGCATCGGCGAGCAGCTGCTCGTCCTCGACGACGAGAACACGCACGTCGCTAGTCCTTCCTCAGGGCCCTTTCGGGCAGGCACAACAATGTCTTCAGAGCTCTTCCATCCTGCCCCGAAGAGCCATAAACCGGCGGTAAGAGGGGTGCGGAAGGGGTGGAGGGCCCCCGGACCCGGCACCCGACGGGCAGGATTCCCGGACGGGTTGAGGTTTCCCTGAGGTGGGGGTTGGGGAGGACGACTGCACACCCGCGATCACGCCCTGTTTCTTCGGCTACCTGCCATGAACTGATCCATCGCAGGGACCACGCCGTGATCGACCCACCCGTCGGCACACCCCCGTGCCCACCGACCCACGACGAGGGGGCGCACATGGACGCGTTCACCGCAGGCATTTTGCAGCGCATAGAGAACACCGAAGCGGATCTGGATCGGGCCCGTGCCGTCGGCGACGACTTCCTCGCCGAGGTCGAGCAGGCGGAACTCGAGGACCTGCAGCGACTGGCGACCGAGCACGGCGTCCGGTACGGAGCGGTCAGCAACGCCTGACCTCTCCCCGGCGCACGACGACAGCGCCCCGGCATCCAGGGGATGGTGCCGGGGCGCTGTGGTGCCCGGACGCGGGTCCGGTCAGTCGTGCCAGGCGCCGAGCTCGTCCAGGAGCGGCTGGAGCCGCTCGAAGAGGGCCGGGGAGGCGGCGAGGGTCAGCTCGTGGGAGACCGGCTGCCCGGGGCGGCCGCCGGTGAGCGCGCCGGCCTCGCGGGCGATCAGGGCACCGGCCGCCAGGTCCCAGGGGTTCAGACCGCGCTCGTAGTAGGCGTCGAGCCGGCCGCAGGCCACATCGCACAGGTCGATCGCGGCCGAGCCGCCGCGCCGGATGTCGCGGACCTGCGGCAGCAGCGTGCGCACCACCTCCGCCTGGGCGGCCCGGCGCTCGGCGAGGTAGCCGAACCCGGTGCCGATCAGCGCCTGGGAGAGCGGCGGCGCGGGCCGGTGGCGGATGCGCTCGCCGTTGTTGAACGCGCCACGACCCACGACGGCCTGGTAGGTCTCCCCGCGCATCGGGGCGGCGACGACTCCGACGACCACCTCGCCGTCCTTCTCCGCGGCGATGGACACCGACCAGGCAGGCAGCCCGTAGAGGTAGTTGACGGTGCCGTCGACGGGGTCGATGACCCAGCGGATACCGCTCGTGCCGTCGGAGCTGGCGCCCTCCTCCCCCAGGAAGCCGTCGTCGGGGCGGTGCTCCCCGAGGAAGCCGGTGATCAGCTTCTCGGAGGCGAGATCCATCTCGGTGACGACATCGATCGGGCTGGACTTGGTGGCGGCCACGC
This window encodes:
- a CDS encoding response regulator transcription factor, which gives rise to MRVLVVEDEQLLADAVATGLRREAMAVDVVYDGAAALERIAVNDYDVVVLDRDLPVVHGDDVCRKIVELGMPTRVLMLTASGDVSDRVEGLEIGADDYLPKPFAFTELTARVRALGRRTTVALPPVLERAGIKLDPNRREVFRDGKEVQLAPKEFAVLEVLMRSEGTVVSAEQLLEKAWDENTDPFTNVVRVTVMTLRRKLGEPAVIVTVPGSGYRI
- a CDS encoding inositol monophosphatase family protein; this translates as MPDPLHPEAPQTDPAQSDALYDELLELALEAARRAGALLRDGRPADLGVAATKSSPIDVVTEMDLASEKLITGFLGEHRPDDGFLGEEGASSDGTSGIRWVIDPVDGTVNYLYGLPAWSVSIAAEKDGEVVVGVVAAPMRGETYQAVVGRGAFNNGERIRHRPAPPLSQALIGTGFGYLAERRAAQAEVVRTLLPQVRDIRRGGSAAIDLCDVACGRLDAYYERGLNPWDLAAGALIAREAGALTGGRPGQPVSHELTLAASPALFERLQPLLDELGAWHD